The Salinibaculum sp. SYNS191 genome has a window encoding:
- a CDS encoding potassium channel family protein yields MAGDEVTYEPVSVKEMLAEMKDTAELLIDLSYSAVLLGSDDVAQEVVALEEKMDVLQMRARMSILMAARSPDDAESLAPVLGIVGAAEKISDAAGDIAKVVLEDIGLPDEMRAALPEALETLVRAEIADDSHLVGMTLGGLNLETETGVRALAIRRPDGWLLNPTAGTMLQAGDVVVFRGPEEGIAGVYADATGDEYEPPAPPETDSTDLERAVDSIVLMKDMGELAVDLAYGAILFDSEDLAEEVFELEAEVDALQSRFEAWTLQAASRVDDPVSLRGLVQLAGSTEVISDAALEISEGVLRGLNTHPVVREAVYESDEVIVRLAVDADSTLDGVTLGAREVKTETGMRVIAVRRTGEAGDRAGQTEWDISPGPETRLSAGDVIIAKGTRAGADRLATLTD; encoded by the coding sequence ATGGCTGGCGACGAGGTGACGTACGAACCGGTCAGTGTCAAGGAGATGCTGGCCGAGATGAAAGACACCGCCGAGTTGCTCATCGACCTCTCGTACTCGGCGGTGTTGCTCGGCAGTGACGACGTCGCCCAGGAGGTCGTCGCACTCGAAGAGAAGATGGACGTCCTCCAGATGCGCGCCCGCATGAGCATCCTCATGGCCGCCCGCAGCCCTGACGACGCGGAGTCGCTCGCGCCCGTCCTCGGCATCGTCGGTGCCGCCGAGAAGATCAGCGACGCCGCCGGCGACATCGCCAAGGTCGTCCTCGAAGATATCGGCCTCCCCGACGAGATGCGCGCCGCCCTCCCCGAGGCGCTGGAGACGCTGGTCCGCGCCGAGATCGCCGACGACTCCCACCTCGTCGGGATGACACTCGGCGGGCTCAACCTCGAAACCGAGACGGGCGTGCGTGCGCTCGCTATCCGCCGCCCCGACGGCTGGCTGCTCAACCCCACCGCCGGTACGATGCTGCAGGCTGGCGACGTCGTCGTCTTCCGCGGCCCCGAGGAGGGCATCGCCGGCGTCTACGCCGACGCGACCGGCGACGAGTACGAGCCCCCGGCCCCGCCCGAGACGGACTCGACGGACCTCGAACGCGCCGTCGACTCCATCGTGCTGATGAAGGACATGGGCGAACTCGCGGTCGACCTGGCCTACGGCGCGATTCTGTTCGACTCCGAGGACCTCGCCGAGGAGGTGTTCGAACTCGAAGCCGAAGTCGACGCGCTCCAGTCGCGCTTCGAAGCGTGGACGCTCCAGGCCGCCAGCCGCGTCGACGACCCGGTCTCGCTGCGCGGGCTCGTCCAGCTCGCCGGCAGTACCGAGGTCATCTCCGACGCCGCCCTGGAGATAAGCGAGGGCGTCCTCCGCGGGCTCAACACCCATCCCGTCGTCCGCGAGGCCGTCTACGAGAGCGACGAGGTCATCGTCCGCCTGGCGGTCGACGCCGACAGCACGCTCGACGGCGTGACGCTGGGCGCGCGCGAAGTCAAGACGGAGACCGGGATGCGCGTCATCGCCGTCCGGCGGACGGGCGAGGCGGGCGACCGCGCCGGACAGACGGAGT
- a CDS encoding pyruvoyl-dependent arginine decarboxylase translates to MIRVVLGTGTAHTAKGSFDRALAAAGLHQYNLRELSSVIPAGADVEVVGTAPDLGPTGNVLDAVIARQTSPPGTRAAAGLAWARDDDGAGIFYEVGDHDPESVAELLRSGIQTGCDIRGIEGADVHTEVTTAAAKPDRYSTAVVVAAYGESEPLL, encoded by the coding sequence ATGATTCGCGTCGTCCTGGGCACCGGCACCGCCCACACCGCCAAGGGCTCGTTCGACCGCGCGCTCGCCGCGGCGGGGCTCCACCAGTACAACCTCCGGGAACTCTCCTCGGTGATTCCCGCCGGTGCCGACGTCGAGGTCGTCGGGACCGCCCCGGACCTGGGGCCGACCGGGAACGTACTGGACGCCGTAATCGCCCGCCAGACCAGTCCGCCGGGGACGCGGGCCGCCGCGGGGCTGGCGTGGGCGCGCGACGACGACGGCGCGGGCATCTTCTACGAGGTCGGCGACCACGACCCCGAGAGCGTCGCGGAACTGCTCCGCTCGGGCATCCAGACCGGCTGTGACATCCGTGGTATCGAGGGGGCGGACGTACACACCGAAGTCACGACCGCCGCCGCCAAACCCGACCGCTACTCGACGGCCGTCGTCGTGGCGGCCTACGGCGAGAGCGAACCGCTGCTGTGA
- the citZ gene encoding citrate synthase, with the protein MSDELKKGLRGVLVAESEMSFIDGDAGKLIYRGYDIEELAREATFEEVLYMLWEGQLPDQEELDAFSDSMATERGVEAETLETLRILAESDEEAMAALRTGVSTLSASEPELDADPEDLGAAQRMGRRITAKIPTILANYDRFRRGEDAIEPREDLSHAGNFLYMLTGEEPNPVAEETFDMALILHADHGFNASTFTTLVIASTLADMYSAITGGIGALSGPLHGGANQDVIEALLELDDSDMGPLEWVKAKTEAGERLPGWGHGVYNTKDPRAKILQQKLEDLSEEDGETKWLDYTTTIEEFLTEEKGLPEKGIAPNVDFYSGSVYYKLGIPVDMYTPIFAMSRVGGWVGHILEYTEDNKLIRPRGRYIGPNDQTFTPIDER; encoded by the coding sequence ATGTCCGACGAACTCAAGAAGGGATTGCGGGGCGTCCTCGTCGCCGAGTCGGAGATGAGTTTCATCGACGGCGACGCTGGCAAGCTCATCTACCGGGGCTACGACATCGAAGAGCTGGCCCGCGAAGCGACCTTCGAGGAGGTCCTGTACATGCTCTGGGAGGGGCAACTCCCTGACCAGGAGGAACTCGACGCCTTCAGCGACTCGATGGCGACCGAGCGCGGCGTCGAAGCCGAGACCCTGGAGACGCTCCGGATTCTCGCCGAGAGCGACGAGGAGGCGATGGCGGCGCTTCGGACGGGCGTCTCGACGCTGTCGGCCAGCGAGCCCGAACTCGACGCGGACCCCGAAGACCTCGGTGCCGCCCAGCGGATGGGCCGGCGCATCACCGCGAAGATTCCGACCATCCTCGCCAACTACGACCGCTTCCGCCGCGGCGAGGACGCCATCGAGCCCCGCGAAGACCTCTCTCACGCCGGCAACTTCCTCTACATGCTCACGGGTGAAGAGCCGAACCCGGTCGCCGAGGAGACCTTCGACATGGCGCTGATTCTCCACGCCGACCACGGCTTCAACGCCTCGACGTTCACGACGCTGGTCATCGCCTCGACGCTCGCCGACATGTACTCCGCCATCACGGGCGGCATCGGCGCGCTGTCGGGCCCGCTGCACGGCGGCGCGAACCAGGACGTCATCGAGGCGCTGCTGGAACTCGACGACAGCGACATGGGCCCCCTGGAGTGGGTCAAGGCCAAGACCGAGGCCGGCGAGCGCCTGCCCGGGTGGGGCCACGGCGTCTACAACACGAAAGACCCGCGCGCGAAGATTCTCCAGCAGAAACTCGAAGACCTCTCCGAGGAGGACGGCGAGACGAAGTGGCTGGACTACACCACCACCATCGAGGAGTTCCTGACCGAGGAGAAGGGCCTGCCGGAGAAGGGCATCGCCCCCAACGTCGACTTCTACTCCGGGTCTGTCTACTACAAGCTGGGCATCCCCGTCGACATGTACACGCCCATCTTCGCGATGTCCCGCGTCGGCGGCTGGGTCGGCCACATCCTGGAGTACACCGAAGATAACAAGCTGATTCGCCCCCGCGGTCGCTACATCGGGCCGAACGACCAGACGTTCACCCCCATCGACGAGCGGTAA